Proteins encoded in a region of the Streptomyces sp. NBC_01298 genome:
- a CDS encoding SMI1/KNR4 family protein, which produces MTSRTDIEALQRILHHEWGADEQVDWTVVEAHLSTPLPADYRSFMAVYGGGCIDDLIVLPPLPTGNGWQASITGHTAGFRDLWTADGGVPEVDLGADRVLPWGSGCNANELGWLMTGPNPDQWPVVVWRRHGNPHWALFDCGMAEFLRRLMTAEFDACPLSDLSLWGRVGTFVHHDEQERRFHAGLDPMTGEPDPYAGMFD; this is translated from the coding sequence GTGACCAGTCGAACCGACATAGAGGCACTGCAGCGGATCCTGCACCACGAATGGGGTGCGGACGAGCAGGTGGACTGGACGGTAGTTGAAGCCCACCTAAGCACGCCTCTCCCTGCCGACTATCGCAGCTTCATGGCTGTCTACGGCGGCGGCTGCATCGATGACTTGATTGTTCTCCCGCCTCTGCCGACCGGGAACGGCTGGCAGGCATCGATCACCGGTCACACAGCCGGCTTCCGCGACCTGTGGACCGCGGATGGCGGAGTACCCGAGGTTGACCTGGGTGCTGACCGAGTTCTGCCCTGGGGCAGCGGCTGCAACGCGAACGAGCTTGGCTGGCTGATGACCGGACCGAACCCCGACCAATGGCCTGTGGTCGTCTGGCGAAGGCACGGCAACCCCCACTGGGCCCTGTTCGACTGCGGTATGGCCGAGTTCCTACGGCGCCTCATGACTGCCGAATTCGACGCGTGCCCCCTGAGTGACCTCTCCCTGTGGGGACGAGTGGGCACCTTCGTCCATCACGATGAGCAGGAACGACGCTTCCACGCGGGCCTGGACCCGATGACTGGCGAACCAGACCCTTACGCGGGCATGTTCGACTGA
- a CDS encoding carbon-nitrogen hydrolase family protein produces the protein MARPLPLILAQAPGRPADDLAGFAADVERRVKLRAPGALVVYPELHLGESAPGVPADPEKAAEPLDGKRDAVFAELAGDLGIWLVPGSVYERGTGGRVHNTTPVYSPRGERLAAYRKICPWRPYETTAPGNRFEVVDLAGVGRIGLSICYDTWFPEISRHLAWMGADLIVNVVRTSTSDRAQEVVLNRANAIANQVFVASVNSAAPSGIGRSLVIDPQGTVRAETVDAGDSTLTDVIDLDEVSNVRRYGTAGLNRIWDQFRPGDPALELPLYGGRIDPATWNAAHTAEEPPR, from the coding sequence ATGGCCCGCCCCCTGCCCCTGATCCTCGCCCAAGCGCCCGGCCGCCCGGCCGACGACCTCGCAGGCTTTGCCGCCGACGTGGAGAGGCGCGTGAAACTGCGCGCCCCCGGCGCCCTCGTCGTCTACCCCGAACTGCACCTCGGCGAGAGCGCCCCCGGCGTCCCGGCCGACCCGGAGAAGGCGGCCGAGCCGCTCGACGGCAAACGCGATGCGGTCTTCGCCGAGCTCGCGGGGGATCTGGGCATCTGGCTCGTACCCGGCAGCGTCTACGAGCGGGGCACCGGCGGCCGCGTCCACAACACGACACCGGTCTATTCACCACGGGGTGAGCGCCTCGCCGCGTACCGCAAGATCTGCCCGTGGCGCCCGTACGAGACGACCGCACCGGGCAACCGGTTCGAGGTCGTCGACCTCGCCGGGGTCGGCCGCATCGGACTGTCCATCTGCTACGACACCTGGTTCCCCGAAATCTCCCGCCATCTGGCCTGGATGGGCGCCGACCTGATCGTCAACGTGGTCCGCACGTCGACGAGCGACCGCGCGCAGGAAGTCGTCCTCAACCGCGCCAACGCCATCGCCAATCAGGTCTTCGTCGCCAGCGTCAATTCCGCTGCCCCGTCCGGCATCGGCCGCAGCCTCGTCATCGATCCACAGGGCACGGTGCGCGCCGAAACCGTCGATGCCGGCGACTCCACCCTCACCGACGTGATCGACCTCGACGAGGTCAGCAACGTCCGCCGCTACGGCACCGCGGGTCTCAACCGGATCTGGGACCAGTTCCGCCCCGGCGACCCTGCCCTCGAACTCCCTCTGTACGGGGGCCGCATCGACCCCGCCACCTGGAACGCCGCCCACACCGCCGAGGAGCCACCGCGATGA
- a CDS encoding APC family permease: protein MNSETTGNSMRLKGDLSLFSVVLFGLAYISPGIVVTIFGVVAATSGGVAPTAFAVATLAMLLTGLSYAKMARAVPGAGSVYTYARKMLDSRLGFLSGWAMLLDYFFIPMVGWLITAIYFHAQFPAIPKWVWLIVSVGITTAINVFGMKLADRVNKVLMFIALGSLVLFATLCVVFLGKHGSSAPATDALWNSGTSIGAVTAAAAIAAYSFLGFDAVSTLGEEARGGARTIGRAIIGCVIAAGAIFIVLSFVMQLVHPGAEFADVDAAAYHLKVQVGGETYAEVINFVTIAGSIASCIALQASAARLMYVMGRDGALPKAVFGNLSGKTGTPVLNLLLTAAAGVIAMKLDLTTATSFINFGAFLGFALVNVCVIAHLVRERRQGRTPNFFSYLVMPAIGAGVSLYLLTRLGDVALQIGGVWLAIGVVYLAVLTRGFRRPAPEMTFDDDTAATDRVAA from the coding sequence ATGAACAGCGAGACCACTGGGAACAGCATGAGACTGAAGGGCGACCTGAGCCTCTTCTCCGTCGTCCTGTTCGGCCTGGCCTACATCTCCCCTGGCATCGTCGTCACGATCTTCGGCGTGGTCGCCGCCACCAGCGGTGGCGTGGCCCCGACCGCGTTCGCCGTCGCCACCCTCGCGATGCTGCTCACGGGGCTGAGTTACGCGAAGATGGCGCGCGCCGTGCCCGGCGCGGGGTCGGTCTACACCTACGCCCGCAAGATGCTTGACAGCCGCCTCGGTTTCCTGTCCGGCTGGGCGATGCTGCTCGACTACTTCTTCATCCCGATGGTCGGCTGGCTGATCACGGCGATCTACTTCCACGCCCAGTTCCCTGCGATACCCAAGTGGGTCTGGCTGATCGTCTCGGTGGGCATCACCACCGCCATCAACGTCTTCGGCATGAAGCTCGCGGACCGCGTCAACAAGGTCCTGATGTTCATCGCCCTGGGGTCGCTGGTCCTCTTCGCCACCCTGTGTGTCGTCTTCCTCGGCAAGCACGGCTCCTCCGCCCCCGCCACGGACGCCCTGTGGAACTCCGGCACTTCGATCGGCGCGGTCACTGCGGCCGCTGCCATCGCCGCGTACTCCTTCCTCGGCTTCGACGCCGTCTCCACGCTGGGCGAGGAGGCCAGGGGTGGGGCGAGGACGATCGGCCGCGCCATCATCGGCTGCGTCATTGCCGCCGGAGCGATCTTCATCGTGCTGTCCTTCGTGATGCAACTGGTCCACCCCGGCGCGGAGTTCGCCGACGTCGACGCGGCCGCCTACCATCTGAAGGTCCAGGTCGGCGGCGAGACGTACGCCGAGGTCATCAACTTCGTCACCATCGCCGGATCCATCGCCTCCTGTATCGCCCTGCAAGCCTCCGCCGCCCGCCTCATGTACGTCATGGGACGTGACGGCGCGCTGCCCAAGGCCGTCTTCGGCAACCTGTCGGGGAAGACCGGCACGCCCGTCTTGAACCTGCTGCTGACCGCGGCCGCCGGTGTCATCGCCATGAAGCTCGACCTGACCACAGCCACCTCGTTCATCAACTTCGGCGCCTTCCTCGGCTTCGCCCTGGTGAACGTGTGCGTGATCGCCCACCTGGTCCGTGAGCGCAGGCAGGGCCGCACCCCCAACTTCTTCTCGTACCTGGTGATGCCGGCCATCGGCGCGGGCGTTTCCCTCTACCTGCTCACGAGGCTCGGTGACGTCGCACTCCAGATCGGCGGGGTCTGGCTGGCGATCGGCGTCGTCTACCTGGCCGTCCTGACCAGGGGATTCCGCCGACCCGCACCGGAGATGACCTTCGACGACGACACCGCGGCCACGGACAGAGTCGCCGCGTAG
- a CDS encoding EamA family transporter: MIALLLALGSSLAYGCADFLGGLGARKAHVLRTVMIAAPASLAVELLLWPVLGASFSPAALGWGAASGVASAAAFALLYRTLAIGPMNVLSPVTALVSAMLPVGVGLLQGEHLGTAGLIGLPLALAAVVMVSAGHGAGSARPSRTALLLALGAGAAIALQLIFLHQAPSDSGVAPLIIGRAVSSAVTLAAAGLMYRKLGTEKPAYAISAAAGVLDSVANLLFLFAARSGDLAVVATITALYPAGTVLLARSVLAERVHRGQLVGLGIAAVAVSLLALT, from the coding sequence GTGATAGCTCTACTGCTGGCCCTGGGCAGCTCGCTGGCCTACGGATGCGCCGACTTCCTCGGCGGTCTGGGCGCCCGAAAGGCCCACGTGCTGCGCACGGTGATGATCGCCGCGCCGGCCAGCCTGGCAGTCGAGCTGCTGCTGTGGCCCGTGCTCGGCGCCTCGTTCAGCCCCGCCGCGCTCGGCTGGGGCGCCGCCTCCGGCGTGGCCTCGGCCGCCGCGTTCGCCCTGCTCTACCGCACCCTGGCGATCGGCCCGATGAACGTGCTCTCGCCCGTCACCGCCCTCGTGTCGGCCATGCTGCCGGTCGGCGTGGGCCTGCTCCAGGGTGAGCACCTGGGCACCGCCGGTCTGATCGGGCTGCCGCTCGCTCTGGCCGCGGTGGTGATGGTCAGCGCCGGTCACGGCGCCGGATCGGCCCGCCCGTCGCGTACCGCTCTGCTGCTGGCCCTCGGGGCCGGCGCTGCCATCGCGCTTCAGCTGATCTTCCTGCACCAGGCCCCGTCCGACAGCGGCGTGGCACCCCTGATCATCGGGCGGGCGGTCTCCTCCGCCGTCACCCTGGCCGCGGCCGGACTGATGTACCGCAAGCTCGGGACGGAGAAGCCCGCGTACGCGATCTCGGCCGCCGCCGGCGTGCTGGACTCGGTGGCGAACCTGCTGTTCCTGTTCGCCGCCCGCAGCGGGGACCTCGCCGTCGTCGCCACGATCACCGCCCTCTACCCGGCCGGCACCGTCCTGCTCGCCCGCAGCGTGCTCGCCGAACGCGTCCACCGTGGACAGCTCGTCGGCCTGGGCATCGCCGCCGTCGCCGTCAGCCTCCTCGCCCTCACCTGA
- a CDS encoding ATP-binding protein: MPPTTAELVHDRSLGDLLIQRDVVLDGLDAPQRAARTVLADVLDGKAEDQLFDAMLVASELIANAIQHSSGAVLIRVEAYEFGAALGVVDRGADITALPVRPSNSSVDEGTVAASGRGLFIVDSLASAWSVEETESGKIVIAILALPPGSSSRLLPSSWSEAAGGFPRSADRRGP; encoded by the coding sequence ATGCCCCCGACAACTGCTGAACTGGTGCATGACCGGAGCCTCGGAGACCTGTTGATCCAGCGTGATGTGGTGCTCGACGGACTTGATGCTCCGCAGCGCGCCGCCCGTACCGTCCTGGCCGACGTCCTGGACGGCAAGGCGGAGGATCAGCTCTTCGACGCCATGCTGGTGGCCAGCGAGCTCATCGCCAACGCCATCCAGCACAGCAGTGGTGCGGTCCTCATAAGGGTTGAGGCCTACGAGTTCGGTGCGGCATTGGGCGTCGTTGACCGCGGGGCCGACATCACTGCCCTCCCTGTCCGGCCTTCGAACTCATCTGTTGACGAAGGGACGGTGGCTGCGAGCGGGCGCGGCCTGTTCATCGTGGACAGCCTCGCCAGTGCCTGGTCGGTCGAGGAGACCGAGAGCGGAAAGATCGTCATCGCGATACTCGCCCTTCCGCCCGGATCGTCTTCTCGCTTGTTGCCGTCTTCCTGGTCCGAGGCAGCCGGCGGGTTCCCGCGGTCGGCTGACCGTCGAGGCCCCTGA
- a CDS encoding SRPBCC family protein — protein sequence MIRVDVLKEAVIAAPCDRVAPYAADPAHAPEWYANISSADWRTPPPVTVGSRVAFVARFLGRRLAYTYEITVYEPGRRMVMRTKEDLFPMETTYTWEPYGQASDHTRMTLRNRGEPSGFVSLGAGLMAAAMRRAQNKDLAALKALLER from the coding sequence TTGATAAGGGTCGACGTGCTGAAGGAGGCCGTGATCGCCGCCCCCTGCGACCGGGTCGCCCCCTACGCCGCCGACCCCGCGCACGCGCCGGAGTGGTACGCCAACATCAGCTCCGCCGACTGGCGGACCCCGCCGCCTGTGACCGTCGGCTCCCGCGTCGCGTTCGTCGCCCGCTTCCTCGGAAGACGGCTGGCCTACACGTACGAGATCACCGTGTACGAGCCCGGCCGGCGCATGGTGATGCGGACGAAGGAGGACCTCTTCCCGATGGAGACCACCTACACCTGGGAGCCGTACGGGCAGGCCTCGGACCACACCCGCATGACACTCCGCAACCGGGGCGAGCCCAGTGGATTCGTCTCCCTCGGAGCCGGACTGATGGCCGCGGCCATGCGCCGGGCGCAGAACAAGGACCTGGCGGCGCTCAAGGCCCTGCTGGAGCGGTGA
- a CDS encoding nucleotidyl transferase AbiEii/AbiGii toxin family protein — protein sequence MEDLHHRLIRIGLEALAEDFGYRLAGGYAVQAHRLVSRVSDDVDLFTPIGRAEGELPQAIARLAEAYRTAGYLVQVTQQAQVYARLHVTDPGSGSQSKVELVGDLLHHPPVESDLGPVLHLDDLAAAKTGALFGRAEVRDAIDVNAMLKAGYTHARLLELAAQNEAEPNLDEYAAALARVQHHTDRQFAAYGLDAPAAAAIRQEFSAWHRELTDRVLAEAARDCESQAESSTDQPDKQAESPLPTPPPRPGPDHGKPTKR from the coding sequence GTGGAAGATCTGCACCATCGGCTCATCCGCATCGGTCTGGAAGCGCTCGCTGAGGACTTCGGATACCGGCTGGCGGGGGGATACGCCGTCCAGGCCCATCGTCTCGTCAGTCGCGTCAGTGACGACGTCGATCTGTTCACCCCGATCGGACGCGCCGAGGGGGAGCTGCCGCAGGCGATCGCTCGTCTCGCCGAGGCGTACCGGACGGCCGGGTACCTGGTGCAGGTCACCCAGCAGGCGCAGGTGTACGCCCGCCTGCACGTCACAGATCCCGGCTCCGGCTCGCAGTCCAAGGTGGAACTGGTCGGTGACCTGCTGCACCACCCGCCGGTCGAATCGGACCTCGGACCGGTCCTCCACCTCGACGACCTCGCCGCGGCCAAGACCGGGGCTCTGTTCGGCCGCGCCGAAGTCCGGGATGCCATCGACGTCAACGCGATGCTGAAGGCCGGCTACACCCACGCTCGGCTGCTCGAACTCGCTGCACAGAACGAGGCCGAACCCAATCTTGACGAGTACGCGGCTGCCCTCGCCCGCGTCCAGCACCACACCGACAGACAGTTCGCCGCATACGGCCTCGATGCCCCGGCCGCGGCCGCAATCCGCCAGGAGTTCTCCGCCTGGCACCGCGAACTCACCGACCGAGTCCTTGCCGAGGCCGCGAGAGACTGCGAGTCGCAGGCCGAGTCGTCCACAGACCAACCCGACAAGCAGGCCGAAAGCCCACTCCCCACCCCCCCGCCCCGTCCGGGCCCGGACCACGGGAAACCTACCAAGCGCTAG
- a CDS encoding peroxiredoxin-like family protein, translating to MAESYAAQVPGLLEHLKTLVPAELLDLFGGEAEALGLVDFAARAVKTGDTAPAFTLPDQTGRKVSLEESLTQGPVVLAFYRGEWCPYCNLQLRSYQQSLDEFRSLGAQLIAISPQTPDHSLSTAEKNELEFSVLSDEGNATARAFGLLFEVDEAMRETYLQVGSDPLAYNGGDSRSWELPAPATYVINPDGKIVFAQVHGDYRRRTEPAEIIQALR from the coding sequence ATGGCGGAAAGCTACGCCGCGCAGGTACCCGGGCTGCTGGAACACCTGAAGACCCTGGTTCCCGCCGAGCTGTTGGACCTGTTCGGAGGGGAGGCGGAAGCCCTCGGCCTGGTGGACTTCGCCGCCCGGGCCGTCAAGACCGGCGATACGGCGCCAGCCTTCACGCTCCCGGACCAGACCGGCCGAAAGGTCTCCCTGGAGGAGTCGTTGACCCAGGGGCCGGTCGTGCTCGCCTTCTACCGGGGCGAGTGGTGCCCGTACTGCAATCTGCAGCTGCGTAGCTACCAGCAGTCGCTCGACGAATTCCGCTCGCTCGGCGCACAGTTGATCGCCATATCGCCCCAGACACCCGATCACTCCTTGTCGACGGCCGAGAAGAACGAGCTCGAATTCTCCGTCCTGTCCGACGAAGGCAACGCGACCGCCCGCGCCTTCGGGCTCCTGTTCGAAGTCGACGAGGCCATGCGCGAGACCTATCTCCAGGTCGGCAGCGATCCGCTCGCGTACAACGGCGGCGACAGCCGCAGCTGGGAGCTGCCCGCCCCGGCCACCTATGTCATCAACCCCGACGGCAAGATCGTATTCGCTCAGGTCCACGGCGACTACCGACGTCGTACCGAGCCCGCCGAGATCATCCAGGCACTCCGGTAG
- a CDS encoding TfoX/Sxy family protein, with protein sequence MLHGNMTVGVVGDEVIARVGPDRSEQALARPEARPMDFTGRPMRGWVTVSGTALAEDSVLEHWVTTALAFAGTLSPK encoded by the coding sequence CTGCTGCACGGCAACATGACCGTGGGCGTGGTCGGCGACGAGGTCATCGCGCGGGTGGGTCCGGACCGGAGCGAGCAGGCCCTCGCCCGCCCGGAGGCCCGGCCCATGGACTTCACCGGCCGTCCGATGCGCGGCTGGGTGACCGTGAGCGGCACCGCCCTGGCGGAGGACTCCGTCCTGGAGCACTGGGTCACGACGGCACTGGCCTTCGCCGGCACCCTCTCGCCGAAGTGA
- a CDS encoding IS5 family transposase (programmed frameshift) — MSVRLVITDAMWVRLEPLMPADPVRGRRWADHRRTLEAIAWKYRTCSPWRDLPDELGSFQTAHKRLTRWALDGTWERIFGAVLAAADDSDDIGWTVSVDSTVCRAHQHAAGARKRGLPHQAEPADHGLGRSRGGLSTKVHLASDSHARPLAFHVTAGQAGDAPAFEAVMASIRVPRSGRGRPRTRPEVVLADRAYSSRAIRRQLRRRGIRAVIPQPSDQVDHRLRRGSAGGRPPAFDTQEYKQRNAVERCINRRKQWRGLALRTDKLAIAYQAALHLAAILMWTRR; from the exons GTGTCTGTTCGGTTAGTGATTACTGATGCGATGTGGGTCCGGCTAGAGCCGCTGATGCCTGCCGATCCGGTCCGCGGACGGCGATGGGCCGATCACCGCCGCACCCTGGAGGCCATTGCGTGGAAGTACCGCACCTGCTCGCCGTGGCGCGACCTGCCGGACGAGCTCGGCTCGTTCCAGACCGCTCACAAGCGACTGACCAGGTGGGCCCTCGACGGCACCTGGGAACGAATCTTCGGCGCAGTTCTGGCAGCGGCCGACGATAGTGACGACATCGGCTGGACCGTGTCGGTGGACTCCACCGTCTGCCGGGCCCATCAACATGCCGCTGGAGCGAGGAAAAGGGGGCTTC CGCACCAGGCGGAACCAGCCGATCACGGGCTCGGACGCTCCCGCGGTGGCCTGAGTACAAAGGTTCATCTCGCCAGCGACAGCCATGCACGGCCCCTGGCCTTCCACGTCACCGCGGGCCAGGCCGGCGATGCACCGGCCTTCGAAGCCGTGATGGCCAGCATCCGCGTTCCGCGGAGCGGACGCGGGAGACCACGAACTCGCCCAGAGGTCGTTCTGGCGGATCGCGCGTACTCCTCCCGCGCAATCCGGAGACAGCTGCGCCGACGCGGGATCCGTGCCGTCATCCCGCAGCCGTCCGACCAGGTCGATCATCGTCTGCGGCGAGGCAGCGCAGGCGGTCGCCCGCCGGCGTTCGACACCCAGGAGTACAAGCAGCGCAACGCAGTCGAACGATGCATCAACCGGCGCAAGCAATGGCGTGGCCTGGCGCTGCGGACGGACAAACTCGCCATCGCCTACCAGGCCGCACTCCACCTCGCAGCCATCCTCATGTGGACAAGACGTTAG
- a CDS encoding helix-turn-helix domain-containing protein has protein sequence MPETEAALRTLAHNVRSARTRAGLSLDELGRRAKVSKGALVGLEKAQGNPNFATLVRLADTLGLSVSALMEGPAEGRVRVVSASAVMPLWAGERGSEARLMLTTSGPAPVEVWRWRLEPGEEYPSHPHQAGVVETVSVIAGRMVLIVDGTEHPVEAGQTATFESDVPHTYRGVGDETCHLIMTVHLPPGPASAA, from the coding sequence GTGCCCGAGACAGAGGCGGCCCTGCGCACGCTCGCGCACAACGTCCGCTCGGCCCGAACTCGCGCGGGCCTGTCGCTGGACGAGCTCGGCCGCCGGGCCAAGGTCAGCAAGGGAGCCCTGGTCGGACTGGAGAAGGCGCAGGGCAATCCGAACTTCGCGACCCTGGTCCGGCTGGCCGACACGCTGGGCCTCTCGGTCTCCGCGCTGATGGAAGGTCCGGCCGAAGGGCGCGTCCGTGTGGTCTCGGCCAGCGCCGTGATGCCGCTATGGGCGGGCGAGCGGGGCAGCGAGGCCCGGCTCATGCTGACGACCTCGGGCCCCGCTCCGGTCGAGGTTTGGCGCTGGCGCCTGGAGCCGGGCGAGGAGTACCCCAGCCACCCCCATCAGGCCGGCGTCGTCGAGACCGTCAGCGTCATCGCAGGGCGCATGGTCCTGATCGTCGACGGCACGGAGCACCCGGTCGAGGCCGGGCAGACCGCCACGTTCGAAAGCGATGTCCCCCACACCTATCGCGGGGTGGGCGACGAGACCTGCCATCTGATCATGACTGTCCATCTGCCGCCCGGGCCCGCATCCGCGGCCTGA